In the Clostridium sporogenes genome, one interval contains:
- a CDS encoding rubrerythrin family protein, with protein sequence MKSLRGTKTAENLLKSFAGESQARGRYTYYASVAKKEGFLQISKIFLETAEQEKEHAKRFYKFLKEDLQGDAIEITASYPIALYDNTADNLKAAASGENEEWTELYPEFAKVAREEGFTEIAVAYDMISKVEKEHEKRYLKLLENVENDKVFKKDEKVLWKCSNCGFIYEGTAAPEKCPACLHPKSYFELACENY encoded by the coding sequence ATGAAATCATTAAGAGGTACAAAAACAGCAGAAAACTTATTAAAATCTTTTGCAGGAGAATCTCAAGCAAGAGGAAGATATACTTATTATGCTAGTGTAGCTAAAAAAGAAGGATTTTTACAAATTTCAAAGATATTTTTAGAAACAGCAGAACAAGAAAAGGAACATGCAAAAAGATTTTATAAATTTTTAAAAGAAGATCTTCAAGGGGATGCTATTGAAATTACTGCTTCATACCCAATTGCATTATATGATAATACTGCAGATAACTTAAAAGCAGCTGCTTCTGGTGAAAATGAAGAGTGGACAGAATTATATCCAGAATTTGCAAAAGTTGCGAGAGAAGAAGGATTTACAGAAATTGCAGTAGCTTATGATATGATATCAAAAGTAGAAAAAGAACACGAAAAAAGATATCTTAAATTATTAGAAAATGTGGAAAACGATAAAGTATTTAAAAAGGATGAAAAAGTTCTTTGGAAATGCAGTAATTGTGGATTTATATATGAAGGAACTGCAGCACCAGAAAAATGCCCAGCATGCTTACACCCAAAATCTTATTTTGAATTAGCCTGTGAAAATTATTAA
- a CDS encoding cell wall hydrolase, whose translation MKKHKLKTLLTTLTICIGLSSPVLAGDYKVISGDSLYKIGQLFNVSSDTIIKNNNLSGTTIYSGQVLAIPCKTYTVKSGDSLFLISKAQGINLYNLRKANNKWNDTIYPGQVLNLPGMGNNAASPSPAPNTPNPTVNYTASDLDLLSRLVTAEAQSQPYNAQVAVASVVINRIKSSEFPNSISAVIYQKSDGYYQFTPVENGWINKPATETSKKAAKEALYGSDPSKGALYYFDDSATNKWLWSKPITARIGNMVYVK comes from the coding sequence ATGAAAAAACACAAATTAAAAACACTTTTAACTACATTAACTATATGTATAGGTTTGTCTAGTCCAGTTTTAGCTGGAGATTACAAAGTAATTTCTGGAGATTCTTTATACAAAATAGGTCAATTGTTTAACGTGTCTTCAGACACTATTATTAAAAATAATAATCTTAGTGGAACTACAATTTATTCTGGACAAGTTCTAGCTATTCCTTGCAAAACTTATACAGTAAAAAGTGGAGATAGCCTATTTTTAATTTCTAAAGCACAGGGGATAAATTTATATAATTTAAGAAAAGCAAATAACAAATGGAATGATACAATTTATCCTGGACAAGTTTTAAATTTACCTGGAATGGGGAATAATGCTGCTAGTCCATCACCAGCTCCTAATACACCAAACCCTACAGTAAATTATACTGCATCAGATTTGGATCTTTTATCTAGACTTGTAACAGCTGAGGCTCAAAGTCAACCCTATAATGCTCAAGTAGCTGTGGCATCTGTAGTAATAAACCGAATAAAAAGTTCTGAGTTTCCAAATAGTATTTCAGCTGTAATTTATCAGAAAAGTGATGGATACTACCAATTTACACCTGTAGAAAATGGTTGGATAAATAAACCTGCTACAGAAACATCAAAAAAAGCTGCTAAGGAAGCTTTATATGGATCTGATCCAAGTAAAGGTGCATTATATTATTTTGATGATAGTGCTACTAACAAATGGTTATGGTCCAAACCTATAACAGCCAGAATTGGTAATATGGTTTATGTTAAATAA
- a CDS encoding DUF116 domain-containing protein: MREIITYTLCNKDKNSNRYYQDVSFFTDEVVSKIYNESNNWIYDFTKFILKNNIEKLRSNAEYLLELLMLGVLWRCYVNKAILLKNTPKNILIKLSKLREKENMKKSSDFLRGILETLFLYKNSSYKVDYTLDNVKKLIQWLLATGEFKQEVKRLERWEKFLCNKSEDEIKNFLLLITNLGEWFEARSEEVLGIYTKNINEFHNSTYKKHKWKEDYIYRGRKRVEYHLNMVGADILNRAYREEFLKTKEKRLLLPACMRLNFNNCKACKTKNGYVCEKCTKFCKVNMYTKLGGKYNFEVYIIPHESSAFVKEKIKKDYTGIIGVACVLNLISGGWKAKELGFIPQCVLLDYCGCKNHWHEKGIVTDINSDRLLYIIGIEK; this comes from the coding sequence ATGAGAGAAATTATAACTTATACATTATGCAATAAAGATAAAAATTCTAATAGATATTATCAAGATGTATCATTTTTTACAGATGAAGTTGTAAGCAAAATATATAATGAAAGTAATAATTGGATATATGATTTTACAAAATTTATATTAAAAAATAACATAGAAAAATTAAGAAGTAATGCAGAGTATTTGCTTGAACTACTTATGTTAGGTGTATTATGGAGATGTTATGTAAATAAAGCAATTTTATTAAAAAATACACCTAAAAATATTCTTATAAAATTATCTAAATTAAGAGAAAAAGAGAATATGAAAAAGTCCTCAGATTTTTTAAGAGGTATTTTAGAAACACTATTTTTATATAAAAATAGTAGTTATAAGGTAGATTATACATTAGATAATGTAAAAAAGTTAATTCAGTGGTTATTAGCTACAGGTGAGTTTAAACAAGAAGTCAAAAGATTAGAAAGATGGGAAAAGTTTTTATGTAATAAATCAGAAGATGAAATTAAGAATTTTTTATTGTTAATAACAAATTTAGGTGAATGGTTTGAAGCAAGGAGCGAGGAAGTATTAGGTATTTATACTAAAAATATTAATGAGTTTCATAATTCTACTTATAAAAAACATAAATGGAAAGAAGATTATATATATCGTGGACGTAAAAGAGTAGAATATCATTTAAATATGGTAGGAGCCGATATATTAAATAGAGCTTACAGAGAGGAATTTTTAAAAACCAAAGAAAAAAGATTACTTTTGCCAGCTTGTATGAGACTAAATTTTAATAATTGCAAAGCTTGCAAAACTAAAAATGGATATGTATGCGAAAAATGTACAAAATTCTGTAAGGTTAATATGTATACAAAATTAGGGGGAAAATATAATTTTGAAGTTTATATTATTCCTCATGAATCATCTGCATTTGTAAAAGAAAAAATTAAAAAAGATTATACAGGGATAATAGGTGTAGCTTGTGTTCTTAACCTTATTTCAGGTGGATGGAAAGCAAAAGAGTTAGGATTTATTCCACAATGTGTATTGTTAGATTATTGTGGATGTAAGAATCATTGGCATGAAAAAGGAATTGTTACTGATATAAATAGCGATAGATTATTATATATTATTGGTATAGAAAAATAA
- a CDS encoding UvrD-helicase domain-containing protein → MLNIDFNDKQQQVINTLDKNILLLSSAGTGKTKTLSSRIGNIISKNLASEEEILCLTFTNRACKEMKEKIIETIGKEGLKVTVKTFHSFCFDVIKKEAKKNTDISFDFTICDEEDTKEIINELNPYKFNVSCLQRFINIVKEKSINYKERDYKDVIDTMIQYNVNVFNDICKNEKYMVDKTLVDYLKIYGYLIIASYDKKLYERHGLDFNDLIIKVYDLFQKDNIATYWREKYKFIHIDEMQDTSEIEYNIVSKLFKNNNIMLSGDYYQTIYEWRGSNPSIIFDNYKKEFNPEFIVFDKNYRSSEILLKASYGFLTNAFGEGVNEIYKEGIEPKANIKGDIIEFKNAYDLMTEAEFIFNKIKSLKVENLSKVAILTRNNRINVALSEKFKILNSKLQKEEKVGFLLVDEFKFFRREEIKDVLAYLKLTVNDFDNNSLKRILKKFGKGIGEKTIEDIEREENIKIGVRITDLIHKNTQEYGDYYELLIRELDNENVVVFDVESTGINTTEDEIVQIAGVKINNKGEVIESFQKFLVPNKSVGDSYLVHGFSDEFLKENGGDKKTVLKKFLEFIEGTVVIGHNVTFDITILNSELERLSLEKSNFKTYYDTLDIARRFYPNLTNHKLETLSHLFNTETKSSHDAMEDILATKDVLMFMLKEKVKPTMINRMAVYSKYIKKFKSLYEEISTLKELSYMKNPKNMIGEIVNKTKIKSTYEKQYVKMNNLREFFVIAKEIENKEISPRDNLIDLLKITSLSNSELDRMLIKYPRVPIITVHQAKGAEFDYVFLAGLQNNIFPNYMAVKEGNEMEEKRLFYVAMTRAKKALYLSFSEYEYNKRKAKSMLIEYIPKDYLKYI, encoded by the coding sequence GTGTTAAATATAGATTTCAATGATAAACAGCAACAAGTAATAAATACATTAGATAAAAACATACTTCTTTTATCTTCAGCAGGTACAGGTAAAACAAAAACATTAAGTAGTAGAATAGGAAATATAATAAGCAAAAATTTAGCTTCAGAAGAGGAAATACTTTGTTTAACTTTTACTAATAGGGCCTGTAAAGAGATGAAAGAAAAAATAATAGAGACTATAGGAAAGGAAGGTTTAAAAGTTACTGTAAAAACTTTTCATAGTTTTTGTTTTGATGTTATAAAAAAAGAGGCAAAAAAGAATACAGATATTTCTTTTGATTTTACTATATGTGATGAGGAAGATACAAAGGAAATAATAAATGAGTTAAATCCCTATAAATTTAATGTTTCCTGTCTTCAAAGATTTATAAATATTGTAAAAGAAAAAAGTATAAATTATAAAGAAAGAGATTATAAGGATGTTATAGATACCATGATACAATATAATGTAAATGTATTTAATGATATATGTAAGAACGAAAAATATATGGTAGATAAGACATTGGTAGATTATTTAAAAATATATGGATATTTAATTATAGCAAGTTATGATAAGAAATTATATGAAAGACATGGGTTAGATTTTAATGACTTAATAATAAAGGTTTATGACCTGTTTCAAAAGGATAATATAGCTACATATTGGAGGGAAAAATATAAATTTATTCACATAGATGAAATGCAAGATACCAGTGAAATAGAATATAATATAGTTTCAAAATTATTTAAAAATAATAATATAATGCTTAGTGGGGATTACTATCAAACCATATATGAGTGGAGAGGATCTAATCCATCAATAATATTTGATAATTATAAAAAGGAATTTAATCCTGAATTTATAGTTTTTGATAAGAATTATAGATCCTCAGAAATATTGTTAAAGGCTTCTTATGGATTTTTGACTAATGCTTTTGGAGAAGGAGTAAATGAGATATATAAAGAGGGTATAGAACCTAAAGCTAATATAAAAGGGGATATAATAGAGTTTAAAAATGCTTATGATCTTATGACAGAAGCTGAATTTATATTCAATAAAATAAAATCCTTAAAAGTAGAAAATCTATCAAAAGTTGCTATATTAACTAGAAATAATAGAATAAACGTAGCTCTAAGTGAGAAGTTTAAAATATTAAATTCAAAACTACAAAAGGAAGAAAAAGTAGGATTTCTTTTAGTAGATGAATTTAAATTTTTTAGAAGAGAAGAAATAAAAGATGTGTTGGCTTATTTAAAACTCACAGTAAATGATTTTGATAATAATAGTTTAAAAAGAATATTAAAGAAGTTTGGAAAAGGAATAGGGGAAAAGACTATAGAAGATATAGAAAGAGAAGAAAATATAAAAATAGGTGTAAGAATTACAGATTTAATTCATAAAAATACTCAGGAATATGGAGATTATTATGAGCTTTTAATTAGAGAATTAGATAATGAAAATGTGGTAGTATTTGATGTGGAAAGTACGGGAATTAACACCACAGAAGATGAAATAGTACAAATTGCAGGTGTTAAAATAAATAATAAGGGAGAAGTAATAGAAAGTTTTCAAAAGTTTTTAGTACCTAATAAATCTGTAGGAGATTCTTATCTGGTCCATGGCTTTAGCGATGAATTTTTAAAGGAAAATGGTGGAGATAAAAAGACAGTTTTAAAAAAATTTTTAGAATTTATAGAGGGTACAGTAGTAATTGGGCATAATGTAACTTTTGATATAACTATATTAAATAGTGAACTTGAGAGGTTAAGCTTAGAAAAATCAAATTTTAAGACTTATTATGATACATTGGATATAGCCAGAAGGTTTTATCCGAATTTAACCAATCATAAATTAGAAACTCTAAGTCATTTATTTAATACGGAAACCAAATCTAGCCATGATGCTATGGAGGATATATTAGCAACAAAGGATGTTCTTATGTTTATGCTAAAGGAAAAAGTTAAACCTACTATGATAAATAGAATGGCTGTATATAGTAAATACATTAAAAAATTTAAATCTTTATATGAAGAAATATCTACTCTAAAAGAATTAAGCTATATGAAAAATCCGAAGAATATGATAGGGGAAATAGTTAATAAAACAAAGATAAAATCAACATATGAAAAGCAATATGTAAAGATGAATAATTTGAGAGAATTTTTTGTTATAGCTAAAGAAATAGAAAACAAAGAAATTTCACCAAGAGATAATTTAATAGATCTTTTAAAGATAACTTCATTATCCAATAGTGAATTAGACAGAATGCTTATAAAATATCCAAGGGTGCCAATAATAACAGTGCATCAGGCTAAGGGCGCAGAGTTTGATTATGTATTTTTAGCAGGACTTCAAAATAATATATTTCCAAACTATATGGCAGTTAAAGAGGGAAATGAAATGGAGGAAAAAAGGTTATTTTATGTAGCTATGACCAGAGCAAAGAAAGCTTTATATTTAAGCTTTTCAGAATATGAATATAATAAAAGAAAAGCCAAGAGCATGCTTATAGAGTATATACCTAAGGATTATTTGAAATATATCTAG
- a CDS encoding TrkH family potassium uptake protein, with translation MNYPIVFKVLGDVIKYEALVMLFPLITSFYYGGKDANSFMITIGIMLIVGIMMSNIKPKNKTFYAKEGFLSVSICWIVISLFGALPFYISGAIPSFVDCIFETVSGFTTTGATILTEVESLPRGILFWRSFTHWIGGMGILIFTLALMPSIGGTTIHLLKAESPGPTPGKIVPRIKQTAKIMYLIYIVMTIVQIILLLIAGMPFYDTLIHAFGTAGTGGFSSMNSSVGAYNNVYIEVIITVFMLLFGINFNVYFQLIGGNIKQAFKNEEVRYYIGMVFIAMIIIAFNIKGMYGGSLKEGVRQSSFQVASIVTTTGYATTNFDLWPTLSKSILALLMITGCCAGSTGGGIKTVRIVLLFKAMKREINRIIHPRMVNSVKLDGKVVDDEIISQVGLFVFAYVSIIIIAVLLVSVDGMDIETTLSSVLATIGNIGPGFKVVGPIGNFSSYSPFSKIVFSFCMLAGRLEIYPMLVMFRPSMGGKL, from the coding sequence ATGAATTACCCAATAGTATTTAAAGTATTAGGAGATGTAATAAAGTATGAAGCTTTAGTTATGTTATTTCCTCTTATAACATCTTTTTATTATGGGGGTAAAGATGCTAATAGTTTTATGATAACTATTGGAATAATGCTGATTGTTGGTATTATGATGTCCAATATTAAACCTAAAAATAAAACTTTTTATGCTAAAGAAGGTTTTTTATCTGTTTCTATTTGTTGGATAGTTATATCCTTGTTTGGAGCACTACCCTTTTATATAAGTGGTGCTATACCTTCTTTTGTAGATTGTATATTTGAAACTGTATCAGGCTTTACTACTACAGGAGCTACCATTTTAACAGAAGTAGAATCTTTGCCTAGGGGAATATTGTTTTGGAGAAGTTTTACACATTGGATAGGTGGTATGGGGATATTAATATTTACATTGGCATTAATGCCTTCTATAGGTGGTACTACAATACATCTTTTAAAGGCAGAAAGTCCAGGCCCTACTCCAGGGAAAATTGTCCCAAGAATAAAGCAGACAGCTAAAATAATGTATTTAATATATATTGTTATGACTATAGTACAAATAATTTTACTTTTAATTGCGGGGATGCCATTCTATGATACTTTGATACATGCTTTTGGTACAGCAGGTACAGGAGGATTTTCCAGTATGAATAGCAGTGTAGGAGCATACAATAATGTGTACATAGAGGTTATAATAACAGTATTCATGTTATTATTTGGTATTAATTTTAATGTGTATTTCCAATTAATAGGAGGTAATATTAAACAAGCATTTAAAAATGAAGAGGTTAGATATTATATAGGTATGGTATTTATTGCTATGATAATAATAGCTTTTAATATTAAGGGAATGTATGGCGGATCTTTAAAAGAAGGTGTTAGGCAATCCTCTTTTCAAGTAGCTTCTATTGTGACTACTACAGGTTATGCTACTACTAATTTTGATTTGTGGCCAACCCTTAGTAAATCAATATTAGCTTTGTTAATGATTACAGGATGTTGTGCAGGTTCTACAGGTGGTGGAATTAAGACTGTTCGTATAGTGCTTTTATTTAAAGCTATGAAAAGAGAGATAAATAGGATTATTCATCCTAGAATGGTTAATTCAGTCAAATTGGATGGTAAGGTCGTAGATGATGAAATAATATCACAGGTAGGGCTATTTGTATTTGCTTATGTTAGTATAATTATAATAGCAGTACTTTTAGTATCTGTAGATGGTATGGATATAGAAACTACACTTTCATCGGTTCTTGCAACTATAGGAAATATAGGACCTGGATTTAAAGTGGTAGGACCTATAGGTAACTTTAGTAGTTATTCACCTTTCAGTAAAATAGTATTTTCATTTTGCATGTTAGCAGGAAGATTAGAAATATATCCAATGTTGGTAATGTTCAGACCTTCAATGGGTGGAAAATTATAA